Proteins from one Pygocentrus nattereri isolate fPygNat1 chromosome 16, fPygNat1.pri, whole genome shotgun sequence genomic window:
- the cfap53 gene encoding cilia- and flagella-associated protein 53 isoform X2, with amino-acid sequence MRWERNTEHRMVSATIDRRVQEAMAQYQMSIDEKRERLREMLESEESEFLREQEEKKETVLERQTKMRERARYLKETREHERQKIVADKLDQLFREQCEELRAAQTRRRQDEVCRERAAQIRSREEERHLHQGEEMLFAQLWESDRLAKEERENQQAQRQRESNFQTLAFLQAQMEAAEQQRLQAKQLKEEEAQILREQREMLRLEEQRGHMQKLQSQQSRRRQLDLCLRLKMKRVAQEQQDELALDMSILEQLLTHERDEKKEEALRKLELGEEQQKYRQYLAEQLEEQRRQEAETEKLIEAELQQTWRRRAEQWRLEKEARDRLMRDVLDIRRLQIQEKLERNAHKQAELAKESEELNRIIQENKQLDEQEKTCLREACQEYQTDLLAQMLHQQQIREAEKAEKEREFQRGLIYQEKYNQKIQDILSRPVSNTTAVHPFRRRDRPTSS; translated from the exons ATGCGCTGGGAAAGAAACACTGAACATCGGATGGTGTCAGCCACTATAGACAGGCGTGTCCAGGAGGCCATGGCACAGTATCAGATGAGCAttgatgaaaagagagaaag GCTACGGGAGATGCTGGAATCTGAGGAGAGTGAATTTCTGAGAGaacaagaagagaagaaagagactGTGCTTGAGAGGCAAactaaaatgagagagagagcaaggtaTCTGAAAGAGACAAGGGAGCACGAAAGACAGAAAATTGTTGCTGATAAGCTCGATCAGCTGTTCAG AGAGCAGTGTGAGGAGCTGCGGGCTGCTCAGACACGCCGCAGACAGGATGAGGTCTGCAGGGAGCGAGCGGCACAGATCCGATCGCGGGAGGAAGAGCGCCACCTGCATCAGGGTGAAGAAATGCTCTTTGCCCAGCTGTGGGAGAGTGACCGGCTAGCCAAAGAGGAGCGTGAGAACCAGCAGGCCCAGCGTCAGCGCGAGAGCAACTTTCAGACGCTGGCTTTCCTGCAGGCTCAGATGGAGGCTGCAGAGCAGCAGAGGCTGCAGGCCAAACAACTCAAAGAAGAAGAGGCCCAGATATTG CGAGAACAGAGGGAGATGCTGCGTCTGGAGGAACAGCGGGGGCACATGCAGAAGCTCCAGAGCCAGCAGAGCCGGCGCAGGCAGCTGGACCTCTGCCTGCGGCTAAAGATGAAACGAGTGGCGCAGGAGCAGCAGGATGAGCTGGCCTTGGACATGAGCATTCTGGAACAACTGTTGACACATGAGAGGgatgagaaaaaggaagaagctCTCAGAAAG CTGGAACTAGGCGAGGAGCAGCAGAAGTATCGGCAGTACCTGGCTGAGCAGCTGGAGGAGCAGAGACGTCaggaggcagagacagagaagcTGATCGAAGCAGAGCTCCAGCAAACCTGGAGACGTAGAGCGGAGCAATGGCGCCTGGAAAAAGAAGCCAGAGATCGGCTCATGAGAGATGTACTAGACATTCGCCGCTTACAAATCCAGGAAAAGT tggagCGCAATGCTCACAAACAGGCTGAACTTGCTAAGgagagtgaggagctgaacagaatAATCCAGGAAAACAAGCAGTTGGATGAACAGGAAAAAACTTG TCTCAGGGAAGCCTGTCAGGAATACCAGACTGATCTACTGGCTCAGATGTTGCACCAACAGCAAATACGTGAAGCGGAGAAGGCTGAAAAAGAGCGGGAGTTCCAGAGGGGCTTGATCTACCAGGAGAAGTATAATCAGAAGATTCAGGACATCCTTTCAAGGCCTGTCTCCAACACTACAGCAGTTCACCCCTTCAGGAGAAGAGATCGACCCACCTCCAGCTAA
- the cfap53 gene encoding cilia- and flagella-associated protein 53 isoform X1: protein MLMSQRHRARCREFTGPTPHSVAVRARYPSSRPPDYLILEQRKQETIRDKVLEFTKDQSACDLRMRWERNTEHRMVSATIDRRVQEAMAQYQMSIDEKRERLREMLESEESEFLREQEEKKETVLERQTKMRERARYLKETREHERQKIVADKLDQLFREQCEELRAAQTRRRQDEVCRERAAQIRSREEERHLHQGEEMLFAQLWESDRLAKEERENQQAQRQRESNFQTLAFLQAQMEAAEQQRLQAKQLKEEEAQILREQREMLRLEEQRGHMQKLQSQQSRRRQLDLCLRLKMKRVAQEQQDELALDMSILEQLLTHERDEKKEEALRKLELGEEQQKYRQYLAEQLEEQRRQEAETEKLIEAELQQTWRRRAEQWRLEKEARDRLMRDVLDIRRLQIQEKLERNAHKQAELAKESEELNRIIQENKQLDEQEKTCLREACQEYQTDLLAQMLHQQQIREAEKAEKEREFQRGLIYQEKYNQKIQDILSRPVSNTTAVHPFRRRDRPTSS, encoded by the exons ATGCTGATGAGTCAGAGACACCGAGCACGGTGCCGGGAGTTCACCGGACCTACACCTCATTCAGTGGCAGTG aGGGCACGATATCCATCATCCAGACCCCCTGATTACCTTATCCTTGAGCAAAGGAAACAGGAGACCATACGGGATAAGGTGCTGGAGTTTACCAAGGATCAAAGTGCCTGTGACCTGAGAATGCGCTGGGAAAGAAACACTGAACATCGGATGGTGTCAGCCACTATAGACAGGCGTGTCCAGGAGGCCATGGCACAGTATCAGATGAGCAttgatgaaaagagagaaag GCTACGGGAGATGCTGGAATCTGAGGAGAGTGAATTTCTGAGAGaacaagaagagaagaaagagactGTGCTTGAGAGGCAAactaaaatgagagagagagcaaggtaTCTGAAAGAGACAAGGGAGCACGAAAGACAGAAAATTGTTGCTGATAAGCTCGATCAGCTGTTCAG AGAGCAGTGTGAGGAGCTGCGGGCTGCTCAGACACGCCGCAGACAGGATGAGGTCTGCAGGGAGCGAGCGGCACAGATCCGATCGCGGGAGGAAGAGCGCCACCTGCATCAGGGTGAAGAAATGCTCTTTGCCCAGCTGTGGGAGAGTGACCGGCTAGCCAAAGAGGAGCGTGAGAACCAGCAGGCCCAGCGTCAGCGCGAGAGCAACTTTCAGACGCTGGCTTTCCTGCAGGCTCAGATGGAGGCTGCAGAGCAGCAGAGGCTGCAGGCCAAACAACTCAAAGAAGAAGAGGCCCAGATATTG CGAGAACAGAGGGAGATGCTGCGTCTGGAGGAACAGCGGGGGCACATGCAGAAGCTCCAGAGCCAGCAGAGCCGGCGCAGGCAGCTGGACCTCTGCCTGCGGCTAAAGATGAAACGAGTGGCGCAGGAGCAGCAGGATGAGCTGGCCTTGGACATGAGCATTCTGGAACAACTGTTGACACATGAGAGGgatgagaaaaaggaagaagctCTCAGAAAG CTGGAACTAGGCGAGGAGCAGCAGAAGTATCGGCAGTACCTGGCTGAGCAGCTGGAGGAGCAGAGACGTCaggaggcagagacagagaagcTGATCGAAGCAGAGCTCCAGCAAACCTGGAGACGTAGAGCGGAGCAATGGCGCCTGGAAAAAGAAGCCAGAGATCGGCTCATGAGAGATGTACTAGACATTCGCCGCTTACAAATCCAGGAAAAGT tggagCGCAATGCTCACAAACAGGCTGAACTTGCTAAGgagagtgaggagctgaacagaatAATCCAGGAAAACAAGCAGTTGGATGAACAGGAAAAAACTTG TCTCAGGGAAGCCTGTCAGGAATACCAGACTGATCTACTGGCTCAGATGTTGCACCAACAGCAAATACGTGAAGCGGAGAAGGCTGAAAAAGAGCGGGAGTTCCAGAGGGGCTTGATCTACCAGGAGAAGTATAATCAGAAGATTCAGGACATCCTTTCAAGGCCTGTCTCCAACACTACAGCAGTTCACCCCTTCAGGAGAAGAGATCGACCCACCTCCAGCTAA
- the chek1 gene encoding serine/threonine-protein kinase Chk1, whose product MAVPFVQDWDLVQTLGEGAYGEVRLLVNRKTEEAVAVKVVDTSRAKDCLDNVKKEVCVHKMLSHPNIVRFFGHRSEGPVQYIFLEYCSGGELFDRIEPDVGMPEKEAHRFFQQLIGGVEYLHGIGITHRDIKPENILLDDKDNLKISDFGLATMFRHRGRERLLTRLCGTLPYVAPELMSRPEFHAQPADVWACGIVLTAMLAGELPWDQPSESCQEYFDWLQKKTYLTPWKKIDSVPLGLLMKILLHSPEDRMTIPEIKKHRWFSRSFKSGVKRQNDVHGPLAKMLRSDSEQLQLTRTNSDDRVQISSSQPEPQGLWEVREDVVHTDGGQVSFSQPACPEHMLLGSQLLGTPGASQNPWQRLVRRMTRFFTTVNAEKSCTALRDVCIAMGYTWKQTCTNQATVSTMDRRNNKLIFKVHFLEMEEHILVDFRLSKGDGLEFKRIFLKLKQKLSDIISNQRVPLPFT is encoded by the exons ATGGCTGTGCCTTTCGTTCAGGACTGGGATTTGGTGCAGACCCTTGGAGAGGGTGCATACGGCGA gGTTCGTCTGTTGGTCAACAGGAAGACTGAAGAAGCAGTGGCAGTGAAAGTTGTTGATACATCCAGAGCCAAAGACTGTCTAGACAATGTGaaaaaagaggtgtgtgtgcaCAAGATGCTGTCCCATCCCAATATAGTGCGCTTTTTTGGGCACAGGAGTGAGGGTCCAGTCCAGTATATCTTCCTGGAATATTGCAGTGGTGGAGAGCTTTTTGATCGAATAG AACCGGATGTGGGGATGCCAGAAAAGGAGGCTCACCGTTTTTTTCAACAGCTGATAGGAGGAGTG GAATATCTACATGGTATTGGGATCACACATCGGGACATCAAGCCAGAAAACATCTTGTTAGATGACAAAG ATAATCTGAAGATCTCAGATTTTGGGTTAGCTACCATGTTCCGCCACCGTGGGCGAGAGCGTTTGTTGACTCGGCTGTGTGGTACGCTGCCCTATGTGGCTCCAGAGCTAATGTCACGCCCCGAGTTCCATGCTCAGCCTGCAGACGTCTGGGCGTGTGGTATTGTACTAACTGCTATGCTGGCTGGAG AGTTACCATGGGATCAACCAAGTGAAAGCTGTCAGGAGTATTTTGATTGGTTACAGAAGAAAACCTACCTTACACCATGGAAGAAAATTGATTCAGTGCCCCTTG GTCTGTTGATGAAGATACTGCTACATAGTCCTGAGGACAGAATGACCATTCCTGAGATTAAAAAGCATCGCTGGTTCAGTCGAAGCTTCAAATCAG GAGTAAAACGACAGAATGACGTACATGGACCACTGGCCAAGATGCTTAGGTCTGATTCTGAGCAGTTGCAGCTGACACGGACAAACAG TGATGACCGGGTACAGATTTCCAGCTCTCAGCCAGAGCCTCAAGGGTTATGGGAGGTTAGGGAGGATGTGGTACACACTGATGGAGGTCAGGTCAGCTTTTCTCAGCCTGCCTGCCCTGAGCATATGCTACTGGGCAGCCAGTTGCTGGGCACTCCAGGCGCCAGCCAG AACCCATGGCAGAGGTTAGTAAGGAGGATGACCAGGTTCTTCACTACCGTGAATGCAGAGAAATCTTGCACTGCCCTTCGTGATGTCTGTATTGCCATGGGCTATACGTGGAAACAGACTTGCACAAACCAG GCAACTGTGTCCACAATGGATCGCCGTAACAACAAACTGATCTTTAAAGTGCACTTCTTGGAAATGGAAGAGCATATTCTGGTAGATTTTAGACTTTCAAAG GGCGATGGCTTAGAATTCAAAAGGATATTCCTGAAACTCAAACAGAAGCTGTCTGACATCATAAGTAACCAAAGGGTTCCTCTTCCTTTTACATGA